Proteins from a single region of Macrotis lagotis isolate mMagLag1 chromosome 2, bilby.v1.9.chrom.fasta, whole genome shotgun sequence:
- the OR6N1 gene encoding olfactory receptor 6N1 — translation MDTGNWSKVTEFIILGFPQLQGVQIYLFFLLLLIYLVTILGNLLIFLVVRLDAKLHTPMYQFVSVLSLLELGYTAATIPKMLANLLSKKKTISFSGCLLQIYFFHSLGASECYLLTAMAYDRYLAICRPLHYPTLMTPALCAKMAAGCWLGGLAGPIVEISLVSQLPFCGPNRIHHIFCDFPPVLSLACTDTSINVLVDFIINSCKILATFLLILTSYIQIIRTVLRIPSAEGKKKAFSTCASHLTVVLIFFGSILFMYVRLKKSYSLDYDRALAVVYSILTPFLNPFIYSLRNKEIKDALRRQLQRTGILHIQP, via the coding sequence ATGGACACTGGAAACTGGAGCAAGGTAACAGAATTTATCATCTTAGGCTTTCCCCAGCTTCAAGGTGTCCAGATTTACCTATTTTTCTTACTGCTTCTCATCTACCTTGTCACCATTCTGGGAAACTTACTGATCTTTCTGGTGGTCAGATTGGATGCTAAACTCCACACACCAATGTACCAATTTGTTAGTGTCCTCTCTCTCCTTGAGCTTGGATATACAGCTGCCACCATCCCCAAGATGCTTGCTAACCTTCTCAGCAAAAAGAAGACTATCTCCTTTTCTGGTTGTCTCCTTCAGATCTACTTCTTTCACTCTCTTGGAGCTTCTGAATGCTACCTTCTCACAGCCATGGCATATGACAGATATTTGGCCATATGTCGCCCCCTCCATTACCCTACCCTTATGACCCCAGCACTCTGTGCCAAGATGGCTGCAGGTTGCTGGCTGGGTGGTTTAGCAGGACCAATAGTTGAGATCTCCTTGGTGTCTCAACTTCCCTTCTGTGGTCCCAACAGAATTCATCATATCTTTTGTGACTTTCCCCCAGTCTTAAGTTTGGCTTGCACAGATACTTCCATCAATGTCCTGGTGGACTTTATAATCAACTCTTGCAAAATCTTAGCAACCTTCCTATTGATCCTAACCTCTTACATTCAGATAATTCGAACTGTCCTCAGAATACCTTCAgctgagggaaagaagaaggcaTTTTCCACTTGTGCCTCCCATCTTACTGTGGTCCTCATCTTCTTTGGGAGTATCCTCTTCATGTATGTGAGACTGAAGAAGAGCTACTCACTTGATTATGATCGAGCATTGGCTGTTGTCTACTCCATACTCACACCCTTTCTTAACCCCTTCATCTATAGTCTACGCAACAAGGAGATCAAGGATGCTTTGAGGAGGCAGTTGCAGAGGACAGGGATCTTACATATCCAACCATAA